The following proteins are co-located in the Pomacea canaliculata isolate SZHN2017 linkage group LG10, ASM307304v1, whole genome shotgun sequence genome:
- the LOC112574075 gene encoding uncharacterized protein LOC112574075 isoform X4, whose product MSDSYLSKWRRIRRNCKDMADCLSEAKYRLKIRAETKEENSFLNEKDEDFCDFHRAEPVTVSEDVDEQQTVNASMELDVSTGEQDSPEKCLLDSDFDEFSSSSDSENSENDDYDLVRELGRWASSFNITVVAVSALLSLLRIYHPSLPKDPRTVMKTARHINVRTIEGGSYYHFGITNCLSKLKGLTDYLLSQTSKLVPVIHLQINVDGLPLFKTSSTQLWPITGRVCKPIETDPFLIGLYCGGGCIRRIRCTFMVWVCIKRPTFITLRDFGLLLGSTVRRSIAESSSSAPATSATDLVVQMIPSFFEKTLKQIQELKNAVEILQRKMDQQTQSNVAASNTTPAPPDTFLFPLQEIDQLQRLNNALAEEGTRQRMVCYLSYFGGQTPKEALYRILMYLLAPKLSILYSLEGRKGKLRFNTLQHVKTTIYGVADLETTSTRKN is encoded by the exons ATGAGCGATTCCTACTTATCAAAATGGAGACGCATCAGAAGAAATTGCAAGGACATGGCTGACTGCTTGTCCGAAGCAAAATATAGACTTAAAATAAGAGCAGAAACTAAAgaggaaaacagttttttaaatgagaaagatGAGGATTTCTGTGATTTCCATAGAGCAGAACCTGTTACTGTTAGCGAAGACGTCGATGAGCAACAGACTGTTAATGCTAGTATGGAATTAGACGTTAGTACTGGAGAGCAGGATTCTCCTGAAAAATGCCTTTTAGACTCAGATTTTGACGAATTTTCATCTAGTTCTGATTCAGAAAATTCTGAAAACGATGACTATGACCTTGTGCGTGAATTGGGAAGGTGGGCCTCATCATTTAACATTACAGTTGTTGCTGTTAGTGCCCTTTTATCTTTGTTGAGAATTTATCATCCCTCTCTGCCAAAAGATCCACGGACTGTTATGAAAACTGCAAGACATATCAACGTCAGAACAATAGAGGGTGGATCATACTATCACTTTGGCATTACTAACtgcttatcaaaattaaaaggCTTGACAGACTATTTGCTAAGTCAAACATCTAAGCTTGTGCCAGTTATTCACCTTCAGATTAATGTTGATGGCTTGCCACTTTTCAAGACATCTTCTACTCAGCTTTGGCCAATAACTGGTAGAGTATGTAAACCAATTGAAACTGATCCCTTTTTGATCGGCCTTTATTGTGGGGGGGGATGCATTAGAAGAATTAGATGTACTTTTATGGTGTGGGTGTGCATTAAGAGACCTACATTTATCACACTAAGAGATTTCGGTTTGCTTTTAGGGTCCACCGTCAGACGGTCAATTgctgaatcatcatcatcagcaccagcaacatCTGCTACCGACT tggtTGTACAAATGATTCcaagtttttttgaaaaaacattaaaacaaatccaAGAATTAAAGAACGCTGTAGAGATCCTGCAGCGGAAGATGGACCAGCAAACCCAAAGCAATGTGGCTGCCAGCAATACAACTCCTGCCCCTCCAGATACCTTCCTCTTTCCACTGCAGGAAATTGATCAATTGCAGAGGTTAAACAATGCTTTGGCAGAGGAGGGTACCAGACAAAGAATG gtttGCTATCTGAGCTATTTTGGGGGCCAAACACCAAAAGAAGCACTATACCGTATACTGATGTATCTGCTTGCTCCAAAACTATCAATTTTATACAGCTTGGAAGGACGAAAAGGGAAACTTAGATTCAACACCTTACAACATGTGAAAACCACAATTTATG GAGTGGCAGATCTCGAGACAACGTCGACGAGGAAGAATTAG
- the LOC112574075 gene encoding uncharacterized protein LOC112574075 isoform X5 has protein sequence MSDSYLSKWRRIRRNCKDMADCLSEAKYRLKIRAETKEENSFLNEKDEDFCDFHRAEPVTVSEDVDEQQTVNASMELDVSTGEQDSPEKCLLDSDFDEFSSSSDSENSENDDYDLVRELGRWASSFNITVVAVSALLSLLRIYHPSLPKDPRTVMKTARHINVRTIEGGSYYHFGITNCLSKLKGLTDYLLSQTSKLVPVIHLQINVDGLPLFKTSSTQLWPITGRVCKPIETDPFLIGLYCGGGCIRRIRCTFMVWVCIKRPTFITLRDFGLLLGSTVRRSIAESSSSAPATSATDLVVQMIPSFFEKTLKQIQELKNAVEILQRKMDQQTQSNVAASNTTPAPPDTFLFPLQEIDQLQRLNNALAEEGTRQRMVCYLSYFGGQTPKEALYRILMYLLAPKLSILYSLEGRKGKLRFNTLQHVKTTIYG, from the exons ATGAGCGATTCCTACTTATCAAAATGGAGACGCATCAGAAGAAATTGCAAGGACATGGCTGACTGCTTGTCCGAAGCAAAATATAGACTTAAAATAAGAGCAGAAACTAAAgaggaaaacagttttttaaatgagaaagatGAGGATTTCTGTGATTTCCATAGAGCAGAACCTGTTACTGTTAGCGAAGACGTCGATGAGCAACAGACTGTTAATGCTAGTATGGAATTAGACGTTAGTACTGGAGAGCAGGATTCTCCTGAAAAATGCCTTTTAGACTCAGATTTTGACGAATTTTCATCTAGTTCTGATTCAGAAAATTCTGAAAACGATGACTATGACCTTGTGCGTGAATTGGGAAGGTGGGCCTCATCATTTAACATTACAGTTGTTGCTGTTAGTGCCCTTTTATCTTTGTTGAGAATTTATCATCCCTCTCTGCCAAAAGATCCACGGACTGTTATGAAAACTGCAAGACATATCAACGTCAGAACAATAGAGGGTGGATCATACTATCACTTTGGCATTACTAACtgcttatcaaaattaaaaggCTTGACAGACTATTTGCTAAGTCAAACATCTAAGCTTGTGCCAGTTATTCACCTTCAGATTAATGTTGATGGCTTGCCACTTTTCAAGACATCTTCTACTCAGCTTTGGCCAATAACTGGTAGAGTATGTAAACCAATTGAAACTGATCCCTTTTTGATCGGCCTTTATTGTGGGGGGGGATGCATTAGAAGAATTAGATGTACTTTTATGGTGTGGGTGTGCATTAAGAGACCTACATTTATCACACTAAGAGATTTCGGTTTGCTTTTAGGGTCCACCGTCAGACGGTCAATTgctgaatcatcatcatcagcaccagcaacatCTGCTACCGACT tggtTGTACAAATGATTCcaagtttttttgaaaaaacattaaaacaaatccaAGAATTAAAGAACGCTGTAGAGATCCTGCAGCGGAAGATGGACCAGCAAACCCAAAGCAATGTGGCTGCCAGCAATACAACTCCTGCCCCTCCAGATACCTTCCTCTTTCCACTGCAGGAAATTGATCAATTGCAGAGGTTAAACAATGCTTTGGCAGAGGAGGGTACCAGACAAAGAATG gtttGCTATCTGAGCTATTTTGGGGGCCAAACACCAAAAGAAGCACTATACCGTATACTGATGTATCTGCTTGCTCCAAAACTATCAATTTTATACAGCTTGGAAGGACGAAAAGGGAAACTTAGATTCAACACCTTACAACATGTGAAAACCACAATTTATG GTTAA
- the LOC112574075 gene encoding uncharacterized protein LOC112574075 isoform X1: protein MSDSYLSKWRRIRRNCKDMADCLSEAKYRLKIRAETKEENSFLNEKDEDFCDFHRAEPVTVSEDVDEQQTVNASMELDVSTGEQDSPEKCLLDSDFDEFSSSSDSENSENDDYDLVRELGRWASSFNITVVAVSALLSLLRIYHPSLPKDPRTVMKTARHINVRTIEGGSYYHFGITNCLSKLKGLTDYLLSQTSKLVPVIHLQINVDGLPLFKTSSTQLWPITGRVCKPIETDPFLIGLYCGGGCIRRIRCTFMVWVCIKRPTFITLRDFGLLLGSTVRRSIAESSSSAPATSATDLVVQMIPSFFEKTLKQIQELKNAVEILQRKMDQQTQSNVAASNTTPAPPDTFLFPLQEIDQLQRLNNALAEEGTRQRMVCYLSYFGGQTPKEALYRILMYLLAPKLSILYSLEGRKGKLRFNTLQHVKTTIYDESLPDILQLADKYDMVHIYSVAKYFIIKKLHDSRLTNVTDHTLYYLHIVERSGKLESIRSHLIWLADQIPIKELEECRFFNSLPAAATKDILLSILLMTPFKSSFIL, encoded by the exons ATGAGCGATTCCTACTTATCAAAATGGAGACGCATCAGAAGAAATTGCAAGGACATGGCTGACTGCTTGTCCGAAGCAAAATATAGACTTAAAATAAGAGCAGAAACTAAAgaggaaaacagttttttaaatgagaaagatGAGGATTTCTGTGATTTCCATAGAGCAGAACCTGTTACTGTTAGCGAAGACGTCGATGAGCAACAGACTGTTAATGCTAGTATGGAATTAGACGTTAGTACTGGAGAGCAGGATTCTCCTGAAAAATGCCTTTTAGACTCAGATTTTGACGAATTTTCATCTAGTTCTGATTCAGAAAATTCTGAAAACGATGACTATGACCTTGTGCGTGAATTGGGAAGGTGGGCCTCATCATTTAACATTACAGTTGTTGCTGTTAGTGCCCTTTTATCTTTGTTGAGAATTTATCATCCCTCTCTGCCAAAAGATCCACGGACTGTTATGAAAACTGCAAGACATATCAACGTCAGAACAATAGAGGGTGGATCATACTATCACTTTGGCATTACTAACtgcttatcaaaattaaaaggCTTGACAGACTATTTGCTAAGTCAAACATCTAAGCTTGTGCCAGTTATTCACCTTCAGATTAATGTTGATGGCTTGCCACTTTTCAAGACATCTTCTACTCAGCTTTGGCCAATAACTGGTAGAGTATGTAAACCAATTGAAACTGATCCCTTTTTGATCGGCCTTTATTGTGGGGGGGGATGCATTAGAAGAATTAGATGTACTTTTATGGTGTGGGTGTGCATTAAGAGACCTACATTTATCACACTAAGAGATTTCGGTTTGCTTTTAGGGTCCACCGTCAGACGGTCAATTgctgaatcatcatcatcagcaccagcaacatCTGCTACCGACT tggtTGTACAAATGATTCcaagtttttttgaaaaaacattaaaacaaatccaAGAATTAAAGAACGCTGTAGAGATCCTGCAGCGGAAGATGGACCAGCAAACCCAAAGCAATGTGGCTGCCAGCAATACAACTCCTGCCCCTCCAGATACCTTCCTCTTTCCACTGCAGGAAATTGATCAATTGCAGAGGTTAAACAATGCTTTGGCAGAGGAGGGTACCAGACAAAGAATG gtttGCTATCTGAGCTATTTTGGGGGCCAAACACCAAAAGAAGCACTATACCGTATACTGATGTATCTGCTTGCTCCAAAACTATCAATTTTATACAGCTTGGAAGGACGAAAAGGGAAACTTAGATTCAACACCTTACAACATGTGAAAACCACAATTTATG acgAAAGCTTACCGGACATTCTCCAGTTAGCAGACAAATATGACATGGTTCATATATACAGTGTTGCCAAGTATTTCATCATAAAGAAACTCCACGACTCCAGGCTAACTAATGTGACCGACCACACTCTTTATTACCTTCACATCGTGGAAAGGAGCGGAAAACTGGAATCCATAAGGAGCCATCTTATATGGTTAGCCGACCAAATACCAATTAAAGAACTGGAGGAATGCAGGTTTTTCAATTCCTTGCCTGCCGCAGCAACAAAAGATATTCTGCTATCTATACTTCTGATGACACCCTTTAAATCATCCTTTATACTATAA
- the LOC112574075 gene encoding uncharacterized protein LOC112574075 isoform X2 produces MSDSYLSKWRRIRRNCKDMADCLSEAKYRLKIRAETKEENSFLNEKDEDFCDFHRAEPVTVSEDVDEQQTVNASMELDVSTGEQDSPEKCLLDSDFDEFSSSSDSENSENDDYDLVRELGRWASSFNITVVAVSALLSLLRIYHPSLPKDPRTVMKTARHINVRTIEGGSYYHFGITNCLSKLKGLTDYLLSQTSKLVPVIHLQINVDGLPLFKTSSTQLWPITGRVCKPIETDPFLIGLYCGGGCIRRIRCTFMVWVCIKRPTFITLRDFGLLLGSTVRRSIAESSSSAPATSATDLVVQMIPSFFEKTLKQIQELKNAVEILQRKMDQQTQSNVAASNTTPAPPDTFLFPLQEIDQLQRLNNALAEEGTRQRMVCYLSYFGGQTPKEALYRILMYLLAPKLSILYSLEGRKGKLRFNTLQHVKTTIYDESLPDILQLADKYDMVHIYSVAKYFIIKKLHDSRLTNVTDHTLYYLHIVERSGKLESIRSHLICI; encoded by the exons ATGAGCGATTCCTACTTATCAAAATGGAGACGCATCAGAAGAAATTGCAAGGACATGGCTGACTGCTTGTCCGAAGCAAAATATAGACTTAAAATAAGAGCAGAAACTAAAgaggaaaacagttttttaaatgagaaagatGAGGATTTCTGTGATTTCCATAGAGCAGAACCTGTTACTGTTAGCGAAGACGTCGATGAGCAACAGACTGTTAATGCTAGTATGGAATTAGACGTTAGTACTGGAGAGCAGGATTCTCCTGAAAAATGCCTTTTAGACTCAGATTTTGACGAATTTTCATCTAGTTCTGATTCAGAAAATTCTGAAAACGATGACTATGACCTTGTGCGTGAATTGGGAAGGTGGGCCTCATCATTTAACATTACAGTTGTTGCTGTTAGTGCCCTTTTATCTTTGTTGAGAATTTATCATCCCTCTCTGCCAAAAGATCCACGGACTGTTATGAAAACTGCAAGACATATCAACGTCAGAACAATAGAGGGTGGATCATACTATCACTTTGGCATTACTAACtgcttatcaaaattaaaaggCTTGACAGACTATTTGCTAAGTCAAACATCTAAGCTTGTGCCAGTTATTCACCTTCAGATTAATGTTGATGGCTTGCCACTTTTCAAGACATCTTCTACTCAGCTTTGGCCAATAACTGGTAGAGTATGTAAACCAATTGAAACTGATCCCTTTTTGATCGGCCTTTATTGTGGGGGGGGATGCATTAGAAGAATTAGATGTACTTTTATGGTGTGGGTGTGCATTAAGAGACCTACATTTATCACACTAAGAGATTTCGGTTTGCTTTTAGGGTCCACCGTCAGACGGTCAATTgctgaatcatcatcatcagcaccagcaacatCTGCTACCGACT tggtTGTACAAATGATTCcaagtttttttgaaaaaacattaaaacaaatccaAGAATTAAAGAACGCTGTAGAGATCCTGCAGCGGAAGATGGACCAGCAAACCCAAAGCAATGTGGCTGCCAGCAATACAACTCCTGCCCCTCCAGATACCTTCCTCTTTCCACTGCAGGAAATTGATCAATTGCAGAGGTTAAACAATGCTTTGGCAGAGGAGGGTACCAGACAAAGAATG gtttGCTATCTGAGCTATTTTGGGGGCCAAACACCAAAAGAAGCACTATACCGTATACTGATGTATCTGCTTGCTCCAAAACTATCAATTTTATACAGCTTGGAAGGACGAAAAGGGAAACTTAGATTCAACACCTTACAACATGTGAAAACCACAATTTATG acgAAAGCTTACCGGACATTCTCCAGTTAGCAGACAAATATGACATGGTTCATATATACAGTGTTGCCAAGTATTTCATCATAAAGAAACTCCACGACTCCAGGCTAACTAATGTGACCGACCACACTCTTTATTACCTTCACATCGTGGAAAGGAGCGGAAAACTGGAATCCATAAGGAGCCATCTTATATG CATCTGA
- the LOC112574075 gene encoding uncharacterized protein LOC112574075 isoform X3: MSDSYLSKWRRIRRNCKDMADCLSEAKYRLKIRAETKEENSFLNEKDEDFCDFHRAEPVTVSEDVDEQQTVNASMELDVSTGEQDSPEKCLLDSDFDEFSSSSDSENSENDDYDLVRELGRWASSFNITVVAVSALLSLLRIYHPSLPKDPRTVMKTARHINVRTIEGGSYYHFGITNCLSKLKGLTDYLLSQTSKLVPVIHLQINVDGLPLFKTSSTQLWPITGRVCKPIETDPFLIGLYCGGGCIRRIRCTFMVWVCIKRPTFITLRDFGLLLGSTVRRSIAESSSSAPATSATDLVVQMIPSFFEKTLKQIQELKNAVEILQRKMDQQTQSNVAASNTTPAPPDTFLFPLQEIDQLQRLNNALAEEGTRQRMVCYLSYFGGQTPKEALYRILMYLLAPKLSILYSLEGRKGKLRFNTLQHVKTTIYASENQVLQECRIKEEGRIVQKFLTTSLWMRRRRDPAEPTLQARRPGVNGVNSS, from the exons ATGAGCGATTCCTACTTATCAAAATGGAGACGCATCAGAAGAAATTGCAAGGACATGGCTGACTGCTTGTCCGAAGCAAAATATAGACTTAAAATAAGAGCAGAAACTAAAgaggaaaacagttttttaaatgagaaagatGAGGATTTCTGTGATTTCCATAGAGCAGAACCTGTTACTGTTAGCGAAGACGTCGATGAGCAACAGACTGTTAATGCTAGTATGGAATTAGACGTTAGTACTGGAGAGCAGGATTCTCCTGAAAAATGCCTTTTAGACTCAGATTTTGACGAATTTTCATCTAGTTCTGATTCAGAAAATTCTGAAAACGATGACTATGACCTTGTGCGTGAATTGGGAAGGTGGGCCTCATCATTTAACATTACAGTTGTTGCTGTTAGTGCCCTTTTATCTTTGTTGAGAATTTATCATCCCTCTCTGCCAAAAGATCCACGGACTGTTATGAAAACTGCAAGACATATCAACGTCAGAACAATAGAGGGTGGATCATACTATCACTTTGGCATTACTAACtgcttatcaaaattaaaaggCTTGACAGACTATTTGCTAAGTCAAACATCTAAGCTTGTGCCAGTTATTCACCTTCAGATTAATGTTGATGGCTTGCCACTTTTCAAGACATCTTCTACTCAGCTTTGGCCAATAACTGGTAGAGTATGTAAACCAATTGAAACTGATCCCTTTTTGATCGGCCTTTATTGTGGGGGGGGATGCATTAGAAGAATTAGATGTACTTTTATGGTGTGGGTGTGCATTAAGAGACCTACATTTATCACACTAAGAGATTTCGGTTTGCTTTTAGGGTCCACCGTCAGACGGTCAATTgctgaatcatcatcatcagcaccagcaacatCTGCTACCGACT tggtTGTACAAATGATTCcaagtttttttgaaaaaacattaaaacaaatccaAGAATTAAAGAACGCTGTAGAGATCCTGCAGCGGAAGATGGACCAGCAAACCCAAAGCAATGTGGCTGCCAGCAATACAACTCCTGCCCCTCCAGATACCTTCCTCTTTCCACTGCAGGAAATTGATCAATTGCAGAGGTTAAACAATGCTTTGGCAGAGGAGGGTACCAGACAAAGAATG gtttGCTATCTGAGCTATTTTGGGGGCCAAACACCAAAAGAAGCACTATACCGTATACTGATGTATCTGCTTGCTCCAAAACTATCAATTTTATACAGCTTGGAAGGACGAAAAGGGAAACTTAGATTCAACACCTTACAACATGTGAAAACCACAATTTATG CATCTGAAAACCAAGTACTACAAGAATGCAGAATAAAAGAAGAAGGGAGGATCGTCCAGAAGTTCCTGACGACCTCTCTTTGGATGCGGCGACGCCGTGATCCAGCAGAACCAACACTTCAAGCTCGCAGACCGGGTGTCAACGGAGTGAACTCATCCTGA